In the Cololabis saira isolate AMF1-May2022 chromosome 7, fColSai1.1, whole genome shotgun sequence genome, one interval contains:
- the LOC133447204 gene encoding integral membrane protein 2A-like, whose translation MVKIAFNSALAQKALGKEVPAAVKDPEVGSAPSVTEGSTGRCLLTLLGIAFILSGLIVGGACLYRYFTPKRVYHGAMQFSDMSSGPESQPYYLPRVEEEVEISDSMAVISVPPPRFRPGDPAYILHDFNRKLTAYLDLTLRTCFVIPLNTSVVLPPQDLIDLFSQLMSDSYRSYLVHEDLVVTERIDDVKPLGFYIRRLCDGKETYKMQRRSTLPGGGIQKRSAEDCFTIHHFENKFVTETRICKA comes from the exons ATGGTGAAGATCGCATTTAACTCCGCTCTGGCGCAGAAGGCGCTGGGGAAAGAGGTGCCAGCCGCGGTGAAG GACCCTGAAGTGGGCTCAGCTCCGTCGGTGACCGAGGGCTCCACAGGTCGCTGTCTGCTCACCCTGCTCGGCATCGCCTTCATCCTGAGCGGGCTCATCGTGGGGGGAGCGTGTCTGTACCGCTACTTCACCCCAAAG AGGGTGTATCATGGCGCCATGCAGTTCAGCGACATGTCGAGCGGACCTGAGAGCCAGCCGTACTACCTGCCAagagtggaggaggaggtggagatcTCGGACAGCATGGCCGTCATCAGCGTGCCCCCTCCCCGCTTCAGACCCGGAGACCCTGCCTACATCCTCCACGACTTCAACAGG AAGCTGACGGCGTATCTGGACCTGACCCTGAGGACCTGCTTCGTGATTCCTCTCAACACCTCGGTGGTGCTCCCCCCTCAGGACCTCATTGATCTGTTCTCTCAGCTGATG TCTGACTCATACCGCAGCTACCTGGTGCACGAGGACCTCGTGGTGACAGAGCGTATTGATGATGTCAAGCCTCTGGGTTTCTATATCCGCCGGCTGTGTGATGGGAAGGAGACATACAAGATGCAGCGCCGTTCCACCCTGCCAG GTGGGGGCATCCAGAAGCGTTCTGCCGAGGACTGCTTCACCATCCACCACTTTGAGAACAAGTTTGTGACAGAGACACGCATCTGCAAGGCTTGA